The genomic window GCAGGCGACTCAGTGCGAGCAGGTTCGCCGGATCGTAAGCAGCCCGCGCGTCCTGCTGCGCCAGTTCCTGCAGCAGGGCATCGAGGGCCGCGACCTCGGCCGGCTCCGCCGGCGCGCGCGGCGCCGGCTGGGCCGTGGCGGGCGGCAGCCACAGCACACCCGCGACAAGCAAGCTGGGCAGTAGCAACGGGCGCATCATCACTCAATGAGCGCGGCCGGCAACGGCCTAGCGCCGGGGTGGCGCGACGCGCGGCTGATCCACAACCCGCGTCCGATTGGGGTCGTGAGGACGCCGCTCACCGGACATCTCCTGCCGATCGCGCTCGAGCGTGTCCGTGGCGCGCTCGGCATCGGATTTGGCCATCACGTCAGCGGGCTGCTCACTGCCGGCGGACTGGGCCGCGGGGGGGCTCTCCGACTTGGGTGTCGTCTGGCATCCGAGCGTGGCGCCGAAGACCAGCAGGCAGCCGACCAGGGCAAGCGCCACCGTGCGACGGTGCATGTGAGTCATGGCTGACCCTTCCTCTTGCGATCGCGTGGATTCACCACGGAGAATTGTACGCGGTGGCCGGCAGAACAACAGCCCGCGGACCGGCCGCGGGTCGGCCGGTCCGCGGGCGCTCACAAGCCGGGGGGCGCGCTGCGGGGCGCTAGTTTCTGCGCCGCCGCGTGCGTCCGGCGAGTTGCAGCCCGGTCAGGCCAATCAGGCCGCCGACCAGGCCTTCGACCACGCCGAACGCGCACACGCTGGACACGACCGTCCCCGGGCCGGGGTTGGTGCAGTGCGCGTCCGGGGGCTGGGTCGCGGGGTCTTGCTCGTTGGGGACGCCGTCGTTGTCGAGGTCGGCGTCGCACGAGTCGCCCAGCCCGTCGCCGTCGTAATCGAGTTGGTCCACGTTGTTGAACGTCGGGCAGTTGTCGGTCGGGATCAGTTGCTGCGTGGCCTCGTCGAACGAGTCGAGGACGCCGTCGCCGGACTGCGCCCCATCCGCCGAGCGGATGATGCGGTAGGTGCCGAAGAGGGCCGCGCCCTCGTTGGAGCTGCCGCAGCGGCTGTCGTAGGGGCCGGCGGTGCCGCGCCCGACGCCGCCAACATCGAAGCCGTCCGTGAGCGTGCCGTCGTTGCTGAAGTCGATGCCGAAGGCCTGCTCGACGGTGGCTTCATTCCAGCGGGTGAAGTCGGGGAAGCCGTCGCCGTTGGCGTCCGGCGCCTCCATGAACCCGTCGCCGTCCTGATCGAAGTTGAGCAGGAGGCGCTGGAAGTCGTCGATCGTCTCGGGGAACGTCGCCAGGGCGGTGGCGGGGAACGTGGCGCGGATCGCGGCCAGATCGGTGTCGTCGAACACGCCATCCGCGTCCTGGTCGTAGCCCCAGCGCGCGGGGTTGATCTGTGGCGCCGGATCGCTGGCGTCGTTTGTGCCGTCGTCATCGGTGTCGGCCCGGGTCGGATCGGTGCGGATGCCCTGCACGGGCTTGGTCACCTTGAGGCCGCCGCGAGCCGCGAGCGCGCCCAGACCAATGCCGGGGACGCTGCCGTCGGCCGCCGCGGCGCGGGTGTACGCGTTCACCTCGTTCCAGTCGTTGATATCGTCACCATCGGTGTCCGCCTGGCGCGGGTCGGTGAACACGCGCGTCACGGTGGCATTGACGAAGCGGCCGGACGTGGAGCCCGCCGCGTAGCGCGTGACCAGGAACCCCGCCAGCTCTTCCTGGTCGCTCAGGCCGTCGCCGTCGGTGTCCCAGTTGCGCGGGTCGGTCTCGCCGGCATCGAGCACGCCGTTATGGTTGGCATCCTCGTCGCCGTCGATGAGGCCGTCGGCGTCGCTGTCGCGCTCGGCCGGGTTGGTCCCGGTCTGGCGTTCCAGCGCGTCGCCCAGGCCGTCCGCGTCGGTGTCCTCGTCGTTGTCGAACGTGCGCGTGGCCAGCGGGTCGACCGCCGAGCCCTGCTCGTCGACCGGCGCGTCCGCGCGGAAGATGCGCGCCGGCGGGATGCGGAAGCCGGCCTCCTCTTCCGCGCGCGTCAGGCCGTCGTTGTCCGCGTCGGCGTTGGGATCGGACGTGTTGTTCAACGTCGCGACGACGTTGTTCGTCTCGTCCAGCTCCGCGACGATCTTGCCGTCGTCGATGCGCGCCTTCAGGTAGAACGTCGCCGGCACGGCCGTGGCCGCAGGGATGTTGAGCGTGAACGTCTTGGTGATGGCCGCGGCGGCGAGCTTGTCGGCCGCGGCGCTGATGGTGAACGTGGCCAGGCGGATGTCGGCGGCCAGCGTGGCTTCGTCCACACTCGCATTGGTCGAGACGTAGAACTCGATGGTGAAGTTCTCACTGACCGAGTTGTTGGCCACAGTGTAGTTGATGGTCGCGTCGAAATCGCGGCCCAGGCCGGTGCCCGGGAACAGCAGGCGCGTCAGCGCCAGATCGACGTCGTAGGTCGTCTGGCCGAGCCCCTGGTTGTTGCCGGCCGGCTCGACCACGACGTCGGTGGAGTCGAGCACGGCCACGACGCGGACGGTCGCACCCGCGGCGATGTTCCGCGCCAGGAACTGCGTCGGCAGCGGGACCACCACCGCGTGCGGGCCGGGCGTCACGTTGGTGCCGGCCACGGTGAAATCGCGGAGCACGTCGTCGATGTTGCCGTCGTTGTTCGTGTCGCGACCCAGGCGGAGCGCGAACGCGCCGACGCTGGCCGGGCTGGTAATCGCGTACGACACACGCGCGCTGGAATTGGCGCCGCGGATGTCCGGCGCCACGGCCGTGAACACCAGATCGACACTCAACGCCGCGCTGGTGAGATTGTCGGCCTCGCTGGTCTCGGCAACGGCGCCGCCGCTGTCGAGCTGCGCCACGATCAGGTCGCCGTCGCGGACGTTGCCGTCCAGCGGCGGGCGGATGTTGCCAAGCGCCACGGTGTGCGAGCCCGGTGCCCGCAGCGTGGCGTCGGTGACGTTGATCGTGCCGAAGACGGTATCAATGGGCGGCACGGGGCCGGCCGTGCGCTTCAGACCGAACGTGATCTGGAATGACGGCACCGTCGCGGCGCCCTCGATCGTGTACGTGACCGACGCGTTGGTCTGTGCGGCCCCGATGACGATCGAAACCGCGCCGGGCACGACCGCGATGTTCGTGCCCGGGGTGATGTTGAACGGAGTCGAGATGTCCCCCGTCAGGCCGACCGCGTTGGCGACCAGCCGGTAGCCCGCGCCGACGGCGGCGATCTGCAGGTCGTTGAACGTCGCGACACCGGCCGCCGCGTTCCGTACCGTGGTGCCCGCGAGCGGCACCGGCGCCGAGATGGCGTCGACCGCCGCCATCGTGATGGCGTTCACCGCGGTCGTCACCAGGTTGTCATCCGCGTCAAAGACGCCGACGGTCGCCACGATGTTGGTGCCCACGTCCGTGTTCGTCGGCTGCTGCTGGAACAGGAGCTTGGCCGGCGTCCCCGGGCTGATCGTGAACGCGTTGGAAGTCGCGGCCGTCAGCGCGCCGGACGTGGCCTGCAGCGTGTAGGCCACGCCGACCTTGTTGATGCTGAGCGCGGGGAACGTGGCGACCCCGGCCACGGCCGCGACCGGACCGCCGCCGGTCAACGTCCCGCCGCCGGGATTATTCAGGATCGTCAGCGTGATAGCGTCCACGTCCGCCGTGCGGAGATTGCCCCGGCCGTCGACGATCTCGACCGAAACCGGAGGTGCGATGGCCGCCCCGGCCGCGGCATTGGTCGGCTGCTGGCTGAAGCGCAGGGCCGCCGCCGCCCCGACGGTGATGTTGAACGGGTCCGAAGGCGGCGAGTCGGTCAGGCCGACCGCGCTGGCGACCAGCGTGTAGCCCGCGCCGACCCGATCAATGTTCAGGTTGTTGAACGTGGCAATGCCGTTCACCGCGCTCTGGGTCACCGTGCCGGACAGCGTCCCGCCGCCCGGGTTGGTGCCGATCGCGATCGTAACCGCATTGCTCGCGGTGGTAACCAGGTTGTCCGCCGCGTCGAGGACCTGCACGGTGAAGCCCGGGATCACGCCGTCCGCCGTGGCGTTGCCGGGCTGCGTGCCGAATACGAGCTTGGTCGCCGCCCCCGCCGTGACGTTGAACGCCACCGACGTGTCGCCCGCGAGCCCCGCCGCGGTGACGTCCAGCGTGTAGCCGATGCCGGCCGTGTCGATCGCCAGATCGTTGAAGGTGGCCACCCCGGCAATCGCGGCCTGCGTCAGCGTCCCGGACAGCGCCCCGCCGCTCGGATTGGTGCCGATGGCGATCGTCACGTTGTCGGTCGCCGTCGTGACGCGGTTGTCGTTCGCATCGCGAATCTCGACCGTCACCGCCGGCGTGATCGTCGCATTCGCCGCGACGTTTGTCGGCGGCTGCAGGAACGCGAGCTGGGTGGCGGTGCCCGGCGTGATGTTGAACGTGCCGGACACGGCATCCGTCAGGCCCGCCGCCGTCGCCCGCAACGTGTAGCCGGTGCCGACCTTGTCGATGTTCAGCGCGTTGAACGTGGCCAGGCCAGCCACCGCCGCCGTCGGCCCGCCGCCGGTCAGCGTGCCGCCGCCGGGGTTGTTGTCGATCGTCAGCGTGATGGCATCGACGTCAGCCGTGCGATTGCCGAAGGCGTCCACAATTTCGACGGTTACGGCGGGCGCGATGAACGCGTCTGCCGCGGCACTCGTCGGCGCCTGCACGAAGCGCAGTGCGGCCTTCGCACCGGGCGTGACGTTGAATGTCGCCGACACGGCCGGCGTCAGCGCGCCGGAGACGGCCAGCAGGTCGTAGTTCGCGCCGACCTGGTTGATGCTCAGGTTGTCGAAGGTGGCGATACCTGCCACCGCGGCCTTCACGGTGGTGCCGGCCAGCGCCCCGCCGCCGGGGTTGGTGTTGATCGCCAGCGCGACCAGGTTGGTCGCCGTCGTCACGACGTTGCCGCACTGGTCCTGGACCTCGACGGTCATATGCGGTGCCGCCGGATTAATCGTCGCGTTGACCTCCGTGTCCGTCGGCTGATCGGCAAACGCGAGCTGCGCCGGCACACCCGGTGTCACGGTGACGGTCACCAGGTCGAGGCCGGCCGGGCTCGCGTTGGTCTCGATCGTAATGTGCGAAGTCAGGCTCGCGTCGGCGCCCGCGCAATTCGCCGGCCGCAACTGGATGTCGGAAAACGTGATCGTGGAGGCCACCGTATGGGCCCCGGTGACGACGAACACGATTGTCTGCCCGTCCGCGGATGCCACCGTATCGTCGACCAGCGCGACCGCGTTGGGCGACGGCGGCGTGATGACCGCGGTGCATTCGTTGCCGGCGCCGATCGCGAATTCGAAGCCCGCCGGCACGCGCAGGGTGATGGTGCTCGCGTCGGGCCAGTCCGCGGCGGCGGCCTCGGTGATCGCGGGCAACGGCGCGCCGACGGTCGTGAAGGCGGCGCCCGCCGTGTCCGCGTCGATCGCCACCGCGCCGAGCTGGGCGATCGAATCCGCGTAGCTCGGCGCGCCGCTCGTCAACAGGAGCCCCAGAATCGCCATTCCGGCCATCCGCCGGACCATTAGGTGAAGTACGCTCGTCTTGCTCAACATGACTAATTCTCCCGTCCGAGCGGTCGGCCCGGAAACTGGCGCTTACGAGGGACGCAGACTCGCACCCGCGAGTGGCCAATCACCTTCGCCCTGCGACACCGTGTCACCGGACACGCCTCCGTGTGCCGATTCAATCGTCGCCTGGCATCCCTGCGGCGTGCGGAAAGTGCTGGACTCCTGGCGGACGTCGGGTGGTGGCTCGGCCCACGGCCCCACCCAATCATTCGGCCATCCGTTCCTTATTCTATCCTTACGCCCCGGCGAACCGGGAGCGCTTTTTGCGCATCAGTGTATCGGACCTGGGCGGCTTTGCTCAGGGCTGCGCTCCCAGCCCCGCCGGCCCGAGCGTCCGCGTTCCACCGTCCGAGAAGCCCGGGATCGCCAGTTGCAGCAGTCCACGGAATCCGAGCCCCTGGCTGCCGGTCAGCACCAGGTATGTCCGGCCCTGCGCGTTCAGCGTAATGGCCGTCACACCCGCCCCCAGATCACGGATGTTCTGCACACTGGCCCCGGCCGGCGACAGTGGCGGCACCTCGTTCAGCGCGAAGTCCGGCCGGACGACCGTCTGCACGGTGGGGTTCTGCACATTGGACTGCACCGGCGTAGTCACCGTCTGGACGGTCTGGCGGATTTCCGGGTCGAATTTCGGCGGCTGGAGCCGCGGCACCACGTGGCCGGCGCCCGCGTAGCGGTCCCAGGCAATGATGTTGCCGAACAGGTTCGCCTCGACATCGACGCGTGATTCGCGGGCCGACTCCACGCCCAGCTCGCGGCCCCAATCGTCCGTGAAGCCGGACTGCGACAGCCAGTCCCCCAGCGCGACCACCTCCGGCGCGCCGCCGCCCGCCACGGTCAGACGCTGCCCGCCAGGTACGTTCACCCTGCGAGTTCCCACGCGCACCGCGAGCGCCTCTGCACCGCCGTCCGCTTCGTAGCCCACGCTCACGCCGGCGTCCGAACGCGACACATAGGTGCGGCCACCGTCCGCCTGCACCTCCACAGCCGGCTGGGGGGCGGCCGCCTCCACGCGCACGAAGATGGTCGGTGTGCTCTCCGGCGGACGCGCCGCCGCCAACACCAGTCGCCCTGACTCCAGCCCTACCACGATTTCGTCGCGCAACTCGTCGCGGACGACCGTCAGCTCGGCCGGGCCGAAGACGATGGCAACCACTCCGGACGGTTCGAAGAACATCAGCTTCGCGTCGGCGACCACGCGTACGGTGCCGGGGGAAATCGAGCGGCCGACGGTGAGGTCCAGCGCGGTTTCATCGGGCGCCACCAGCGTGACGGTCCCCGGGCGCGAGACGCCGGTCACGAAGAAGACGCCCTGAGCGCGTCCGACCGCGGCCCCCCAGAGCAACCCGCCCGTCAATACCAGCAGCGCTGACCGTGTAGGCGTGTTCATGGCGATGTCCTGTCAGGCGGCGTGGCGCCGGCGGCTAGAAGCCGACCTCGAGCTGCACGCCGTAGATGGCCCGATCGTATTCGTAGATGTCCTCTCCCAACCGGTTCCAGATGTTCGAGTTCTGGAACGTCAGCTCGACGCCAGTCCGCAGCTTCACATCGAGCGTCCGCATGGGCGCGTACTCGCCGCGGGTGATGATCGCGTAGGTGAGGCTGAAATTGTAACGTTGCCGGAAGTCGGCGCGTTCCTGTCGCGTGAAATCGAAGAGGCTCGCGGCGTGGTAGTCTTCCCAGGCGAACTCGGCGTCGAACTCGAACCCGAAGCGGTACGGCAGCGGCACGTCGACCCCGCACAGCAGCGAGTGCCCGGACAGGTCGAACTCGGTGCCCACGGTCTGCTCGTCGCGGAATTCGTAGCCGATGTAGACGCTCAGCCAGTTCTGCCCGAACAGCTCGCGCGCCCGGGCATGCGTGTTGAGGTAGTCCGCCATGTAGGGCAGCTCGTCGGCCCGCCACAGGTTGAACGTGTGCTGCGCGCCCAGCGACTGGTACGTGCCGTCGCGGTTGAGCTGGAAATACGCGATGCGATCCATGTAGCTGCGATCGTCATGCGAGTAGTAGAAATCCGTGTGCCCCAGGTCGCGCGCGTCCGGCGCGGAGTCGCGCCAGACCTTCGAGATCACCGGCGTGACGCGCTGGCTGGAGATGTACGGGTCGTGCCCGAGCTGCGTGTACGAGTACTCATACTGAAACCCGAGGTACAGGTCGCGCACCGGCTGCCAATTGACGTAGGCCCGCGCGGGGTAGCGGTTCACGTCGAATTCCGACACGTTCGGGTGCCACAGGTTCTGCGTGCCAGCGCCCAGACCGATCGTCAGGCTCTCACCGACCCACGGCGCTTCGGTCTTGGGAATGTAACGACTGATGTTGAAATCAAACGCGATGCCGTAGCCATAG from Phycisphaerae bacterium includes these protein-coding regions:
- a CDS encoding thrombospondin type 3 repeat-containing protein; translation: MLSKTSVLHLMVRRMAGMAILGLLLTSGAPSYADSIAQLGAVAIDADTAGAAFTTVGAPLPAITEAAAADWPDASTITLRVPAGFEFAIGAGNECTAVITPPSPNAVALVDDTVASADGQTIVFVVTGAHTVASTITFSDIQLRPANCAGADASLTSHITIETNASPAGLDLVTVTVTPGVPAQLAFADQPTDTEVNATINPAAPHMTVEVQDQCGNVVTTATNLVALAINTNPGGGALAGTTVKAAVAGIATFDNLSINQVGANYDLLAVSGALTPAVSATFNVTPGAKAALRFVQAPTSAAADAFIAPAVTVEIVDAFGNRTADVDAITLTIDNNPGGGTLTGGGPTAAVAGLATFNALNIDKVGTGYTLRATAAGLTDAVSGTFNITPGTATQLAFLQPPTNVAANATITPAVTVEIRDANDNRVTTATDNVTIAIGTNPSGGALSGTLTQAAIAGVATFNDLAIDTAGIGYTLDVTAAGLAGDTSVAFNVTAGAATKLVFGTQPGNATADGVIPGFTVQVLDAADNLVTTASNAVTIAIGTNPGGGTLSGTVTQSAVNGIATFNNLNIDRVGAGYTLVASAVGLTDSPPSDPFNITVGAAAALRFSQQPTNAAAGAAIAPPVSVEIVDGRGNLRTADVDAITLTILNNPGGGTLTGGGPVAAVAGVATFPALSINKVGVAYTLQATSGALTAATSNAFTISPGTPAKLLFQQQPTNTDVGTNIVATVGVFDADDNLVTTAVNAITMAAVDAISAPVPLAGTTVRNAAAGVATFNDLQIAAVGAGYRLVANAVGLTGDISTPFNITPGTNIAVVPGAVSIVIGAAQTNASVTYTIEGAATVPSFQITFGLKRTAGPVPPIDTVFGTINVTDATLRAPGSHTVALGNIRPPLDGNVRDGDLIVAQLDSGGAVAETSEADNLTSAALSVDLVFTAVAPDIRGANSSARVSYAITSPASVGAFALRLGRDTNNDGNIDDVLRDFTVAGTNVTPGPHAVVVPLPTQFLARNIAAGATVRVVAVLDSTDVVVEPAGNNQGLGQTTYDVDLALTRLLFPGTGLGRDFDATINYTVANNSVSENFTIEFYVSTNASVDEATLAADIRLATFTISAAADKLAAAAITKTFTLNIPAATAVPATFYLKARIDDGKIVAELDETNNVVATLNNTSDPNADADNDGLTRAEEEAGFRIPPARIFRADAPVDEQGSAVDPLATRTFDNDEDTDADGLGDALERQTGTNPAERDSDADGLIDGDEDANHNGVLDAGETDPRNWDTDGDGLSDQEELAGFLVTRYAAGSTSGRFVNATVTRVFTDPRQADTDGDDINDWNEVNAYTRAAAADGSVPGIGLGALAARGGLKVTKPVQGIRTDPTRADTDDDGTNDASDPAPQINPARWGYDQDADGVFDDTDLAAIRATFPATALATFPETIDDFQRLLLNFDQDGDGFMEAPDANGDGFPDFTRWNEATVEQAFGIDFSNDGTLTDGFDVGGVGRGTAGPYDSRCGSSNEGAALFGTYRIIRSADGAQSGDGVLDSFDEATQQLIPTDNCPTFNNVDQLDYDGDGLGDSCDADLDNDGVPNEQDPATQPPDAHCTNPGPGTVVSSVCAFGVVEGLVGGLIGLTGLQLAGRTRRRRN